A portion of the Salvelinus fontinalis isolate EN_2023a chromosome 32, ASM2944872v1, whole genome shotgun sequence genome contains these proteins:
- the LOC129831288 gene encoding uncharacterized protein LOC129831288: protein MFQFSKYPLDILDMLSGHQAHQFKGLGLERQFQHQQQVQLQHQQQLQQQHQQQGESSGALLSGLGLGSLQGSRSNAFADSSSIFAKMSAPPPPISHQSQSSSSHSSRKSSKMSSSVSGSSAAGYPQFLRPFHPAEAALAQEQLHSGMGRFDFGGSSSGGSGVIGGVVTSAPPPPPLHPGLSVPQASPGPSSSSPSPSASSSASNNPGSAVSSLGQPLVGQPDPRSLHQQFSCMLAANQYFLSGVPTNSSLEQFLVQQGGHNHLGLGLGQGASDSSSALAPPPALHSSHSHSHSTPQPQQQQQPLAPHALSHSHSHTHPHHPLHPTPQPSSLGGFDFQGIPVLSSNQLASLMQQEASGMPLPLPLHLSLSKDEGKGDSGSGGSGGSRRKKAMAGYLPQRKADGTSHSSSSGSNCHSSSTEHSQNSTIQPGLVGGAITSLGGNHSSVLSSTQQSSSTVSSSSSAPSSSTASVLVANDSQLPKPENLNPMASMPCQPDPEAIYHCGECGKTFSHLTSLRRHLRSHGLTSEDAKPDTSSEDKTFCCTECGKGFKKRGHLLQHGVIHSGARPFACGVCQRSFNRRESLTRHEKIHDDKPFRCPACGRCFRESTSLLNHAASGTCGKPGRNSRPRPSGSGENQSSSSAGSSKTVMDAGGSGTGHYQRDGASKFGTDYSKNRPSYQPSYSVDDYRRQQANPSCYSGESSHGSGMSSQTLRKAPLAPTLHPHPQSQQQHHLHQQQPHLPLSSLLDDSEDEVTSSAMSAIAAAAAASCEISTVESRGEERRDIIGGLLGGLGFGNMGVSPGGPSSTSEIDKTYRSGSGSTIPLTHPSQQMMNAKPKKPRKPRQKREPGPDGIIVRQRRSRGEGERPYSCGVCGKGFRRRETLRRHDRVHTGEKPHRCDVCGKEFREYFHLTKHSTVHSGQKNYKCDLCGKEFAYAQSLVRHGKLHTKVELDGTPGGKIAKGHGGVNNLDGNQANSQSYYPYPQDKSQGSSSSTQPPQPTQKLFTCTTCWKSFHHQFHLTAHQQTVHGGGIRGEKNFCCEVCGKAFAYSNSLSRHRQSQHGLGRTGSANPPASGTQHPSQADQYIPLFESGHPLTYPSGSFMPNQSSQGQHRPFQFQSQEGWVGGKRKREKKRRVEYQSIMRGGQLVGVALNKATSRRLKVMKRKKGIMHEKLKQKKLLAQLLRMRGGYRVRQWCGGVVKVSGLSSMEVPIKRFPCQYCPSTTFASQAKLLLHRSVRHPPRNNGHQARLKCSVCGKRSRTLRKALIHRGLHLSQGRFSCPKCRSRFWNGSLLERHSVACQGQPLLGSGNWALKVNLPPREVVEKTAEKEGQEGQPGRTTVVTEYSH from the coding sequence ATGTTCCAGTTCAGTAAGTACCCCTTGGACATTCTAGATATGCTAAGTGGACACCAAGCCCACCAGTTTAAAGGCCTTGGATTGGAAAGACAGTTCCAGCACCAACAGCAAGTCCAACTTCAGCACCAGCAACAGCTTCAGCAGCAGCACCAACAGCAGGGGGAGTCCTCAGGGGCTCTTCTATCTGGGCTCGGTCTGGGGTCTCTTCAGGGGTCTAGAAGTAATGCTTTTGCTGATTCTTCATCTATATTTGCCAAAATGAGTGCCCCACCTCCACCAATATCACACCAGAGCCAGTCCTCATCCTCACACAGTTCACGGAAATCCAGCAAGATGAGCAGTAGTGTTAGTGGGAGCTCTGCTGCAGGATACCCACAATTCTTACGTCCGTTTCACCCTGCAGAAGCAGCACTAGCCCAGGAGCAGCTGCACTCTGGAATGGGACGTTTTGACTTTGGGGGTAGTAGCAGTGGAGGATCTGGTGTTATTGGAGGAGTGGTTACATCTGCTCCCCCACCGCCACCCTTACACCCTGGCCTCTCTGTTCCCCAAGCCTCACCTGGACCATCCTCCTCCTCGCCCTCCCCATCAGCCTCATCGTCCGCCTCTAACAACCCTGGCAGTGCAGTTTCCTCCCTAGGGCAACCACTCGTTGGGCAGCCTGATCCACGTAGCTTACATCAGCAGTTCAGTTGCATGCTTGCCGCCAATCAGTACTTTCTTTCTGGTGTCCCGACCAACAGCAGTCTGGAGCAGTTTCTGGTTCAACAAGGGGGTCATAATCATCTTGGCTTGGGTTTGGGCCAAGGAGCTAGTGACTCGAGCTCAGCCCTTGCCCCACCTCCAGCTCTTCACTCCTCTCACAGTCATAGTcactccactccccagcctcaaCAGCAGCAGCAACCATTGGCACCCCATGCTTTATCTCACTCTCACAGCCATACCCACCCACACCATCCTCTTCACCCAACACCTCAGCCGTCGTCTCTGGGTGGCTTTGATTTCCAAGGTATTCCAGTTCTCTCCTCCAATCAGCTGGCTTCGTTGATGCAACAAGAGGCTAGTGGTAtgcccctccctctaccactccattTATCACTTTCAAAAGATGAAGGGAAAGGAGACAGTGGATCTGGTGGAAGTGGTGGTAGCAGGAGAAAGAAGGCTATGGCTGGCTACCTTCCCCAGAGAAAAGCAGATGGCACCAGTCACagcagtagcagtggtagtaaCTGCCACAGCAGCTCCACTGAACACAGTCAAAATTCAACCATTCAACCAGGCCTTGTAGGaggagccataaccagccttggTGGTAACCATTCATCAGTCCTCTCTTCAACACAACAGTCCTCCTCAacggtctcctcttcctcctcagcccCTTCCTCATCCACAGCCTCTGTGCTGGTAGCTAATGATTCACAGCTACCTAAACCTGAAAATCTAAATCCCATGGCCTCCATGCCTTGTCAACCTGACCCTGAAGCCATCTACCACTGTGGTGAATGTGGGAAGACTTTCAGTCATCTTACAAGCCTTCGCAGGCATCTCCGTAGTCATGGTTTGACTTCTGAAGATGCCAAGCCAGACACTTCAAGCGAAGACAAAACATTCTGTTGCACCGAATGTGGAAAAGGATTCAAGAAAAGGGGGCACCTCCTCCAGCATGGTGTTATCCATTCAGGGGCTCGTCCATTTGCATGTGGTGTCTGTCAACGGTCTTTCAACCGCCGTGAGTCCCTCACCAGGCATGAGAAGATCCATGATGATAAGCCTTTCCGATGCCCTGCTTGTGGTCGCTGCTTCCGAGAGAGCACCTCTTTGCTAAACCATGCTGCGTCTGGCACCTGTGGTAAGCCTGGAAGGAATTCCCGGCCCAGACCAAGTGGTAGTGGTGAAAATCAAAGCTCATCAAGTGCGGGTAGCAGCAAAACTGTAATGGATGCTGGAGGCAGTGGTACAGGTCATTACCAACGAGATGGCGCGAGCAAATTTGGCACGGATTATTCAAAGAACCGGCCATCATACCAACCATCCTACAGCGTCGATGACTATCGACGACAGCAGGCTAACCCATCTTGTTATTCTGGAGAGAGCTCCCATGGCAGTGGGATGTCAAGCCAGACACTCAGAAAGGCACCACTGGCTCCTACCTTACACCCACACCCTCAAAGTCAACAGCAACACCATCTCCATCAACAGCAACCTCATCTTCCTCTTTCATCTCTATTGGATGACTCTGAGGATGAGGTCACTAGCAGTGCCATGTCTGCCATTGCCGCAGCTGCCGCTGCATCCTGCGAGATAAGTACTGTCGAGAGTCGAGGAGAGGAGCGAAGAGACATCATTGGAGGTTTGCTTGGAGGACTTGGCTTTGGGAATATGGGAGTCTCACCAGGTGGTCCATCATCTACATCAGAAATCGACAAGACCTACAGATCAGGAAGTGGCTCTACCATCCCTTTAACCCATCCAAGCCAGCAAATGATGAATGCTAAACCGAAAAAGCCCCGCAAGCCTCGGCAGAAGAGAGAGCCAGGACCTGATGGAATCATAGTTCGACAAAGAAGAAGTCGTGGAGAGGGAGAACGGCCATATTCATGCGGAGTTTGTGGTAAAGGATTCAGGAGACGTGAGACCCTACGTCGGCATGACCGTGTTCACACAGGTGAAAAGCCACACCGGTGTGATGTTTGTGGGAAAGAGTTCCGGGAGTACTTCCATCTTACTAAACATTCCACTGTGCATTCTGGGCAGAAGAACTACAAATGTGACCTATGTGGTAAAGAGTTTGCTTACGCTCAGAGCTTGGTGAGACATGGAAAATTACACACAAAAGTGGAATTGGATGGTACACCAGGAGGAAAAATTGCTAAAGGCCATGGAGGGGTCAATAATCTAGATGGAAATCAAGCAAACTCTCAATCTTATTATCCGTACCCTCAAGATAAGTCTCAGGGGTCCAGCTCATCCACTCAACCCCCTCAGCCCACTCAGAAGCTCTTTACATGCACAACGTGCTGGAAATCCTTCCACCATCAGTTCCACCTGACAGCCCATCAACAAACTGTCCATGGTGGTGGAATAAGGGGTGAAAAGAATTTCTGCTGTGAGGTATGCGGGAAGGCCTTTGCTTATTCTAACAGCTTGTCCAGGCACAGGCAATCGCAGCATGGATTGGGCCGCACCGGGTCAGCAAACCCACCAGCTAGTGGAACCCAACATCCTTCCCAAGCAGATCAGTACATCCCTCTTTTTGAATCGGGCCACCCCTTAACTTATCCGTCAGGCTCCTTCATGCCAAACCAATCCTCCCAAGGTCAACACCGCCCTTTTCAGTTCCAGTCCCAAGAAGGATGGGTTGGTggcaagagaaaaagagagaaaaaaaggaggGTTGAATATCAAAGTATAATGAGAGGGGGGCAACTAGTAGGGGTTGCCTTGAATAAGGCCACGAGCAGGAGACTCAAAGTGATGAAGCGGAAAAAGGGAATAATGCATGAAAAGCTTAAGCAAAAGAAACTGCTTGCCCAGCTCctgaggatgagaggagggtaTAGAGTTAGACAATGGTGCGGAGGTGTGGTTAAAGTCAGTGGGCTGTCATCTATGGAAGTTCCCATAAAACGTTTTCCATGCCAGTACTGCCCCAGCACCACATTCGCCAGTCAGGCCAAACTTTTGCTCCATCGT